In one window of Streptomyces roseofulvus DNA:
- the ettA gene encoding energy-dependent translational throttle protein EttA, whose translation MAEYIYTMRKTRKAHGDKVILDDVTLSFLPGAKIGVVGPNGAGKSTVLKIMAGLEQPSNGDAFLTPGYSVGILMQEPKLDESKTVLQNVEDGVAEIKGKLDRFNAIAEEMATNYTDALMEEMGKLQEDLDHAEAWDLDAQLEQAMDALGCPPGDWPVNNLSGGEKRRVALCKLLLEAPDLLLLDEPTNHLDAESVNWLEQHLAKYKGTVVAITHDRYFLDNVAEWILELDRGRAHPYEGNYSTYLQKKAERLKVEGKKDEKRAKRLKEELEWVRSNAKGRQAKSKARLARYEEMAAEAEKMRKLDFEEIQIPPGPRLGSVVVEVNNLSKAFGEKVLIDDLSFTLPRNGIVGIIGPNGAGKTTLFKMIQGLEKPDSGDIKIGETVKISYVDQGRANIDPKKTLWAVVSDELDYINVGQVEMPSRAYVSAFGFKGPDQQKPAGVLSGGERNRLNLALTLKQGGNLLLLDEPTNDLDVETLSSLENALLDFPGCAVVVSHDRWFLDRVATHILAYEGDSKWFWFEGNFESYEKNKVERLGPDATRPHRATHKKLTRG comes from the coding sequence TTGGCTGAGTACATCTACACGATGCGCAAGACGCGCAAGGCGCACGGCGACAAGGTCATCCTCGATGACGTGACGCTGAGCTTCCTGCCCGGTGCGAAGATCGGTGTGGTCGGCCCGAACGGTGCCGGTAAGTCCACCGTTCTGAAGATCATGGCCGGTCTGGAGCAGCCGTCCAACGGCGACGCCTTCCTGACCCCCGGCTACTCGGTCGGCATCCTCATGCAGGAGCCGAAGCTCGACGAGTCCAAGACCGTCCTCCAGAACGTCGAGGACGGCGTCGCGGAGATCAAGGGCAAGCTCGACCGGTTCAACGCCATCGCCGAGGAGATGGCCACGAACTACACGGACGCGCTCATGGAGGAGATGGGCAAGCTCCAGGAGGACCTGGACCACGCCGAGGCGTGGGACCTGGACGCCCAGCTGGAGCAGGCCATGGACGCCCTGGGCTGCCCGCCCGGCGACTGGCCGGTCAACAACCTCTCCGGTGGCGAGAAGCGCCGCGTGGCGCTCTGCAAGCTCCTCCTGGAGGCCCCCGACCTGCTGCTCCTCGACGAGCCCACCAACCACCTCGACGCCGAGTCGGTGAACTGGCTGGAGCAGCACCTCGCCAAGTACAAGGGCACCGTCGTGGCCATCACCCACGACCGGTACTTCCTCGACAACGTGGCCGAGTGGATCCTGGAGCTCGACCGCGGCCGCGCCCACCCGTACGAGGGCAACTACTCGACCTACCTCCAGAAGAAGGCCGAGCGCCTCAAGGTCGAGGGTAAGAAGGACGAGAAGCGCGCCAAGCGCCTCAAGGAAGAGCTCGAGTGGGTGCGGTCCAACGCCAAGGGGCGTCAGGCCAAGTCCAAGGCGCGTCTCGCCCGCTACGAGGAGATGGCGGCCGAGGCCGAGAAGATGCGGAAGCTGGACTTCGAGGAGATCCAGATCCCGCCGGGCCCGCGCCTGGGCTCCGTCGTCGTCGAGGTCAACAACCTCTCGAAGGCGTTCGGCGAGAAGGTCCTCATCGACGACCTCTCCTTCACCCTGCCCCGCAACGGCATCGTCGGCATCATCGGCCCGAACGGCGCCGGCAAGACCACGCTGTTCAAGATGATCCAGGGCCTGGAGAAGCCGGACTCCGGCGACATCAAGATCGGCGAGACGGTCAAGATCTCCTACGTCGACCAGGGCCGCGCCAACATCGACCCGAAGAAGACCCTCTGGGCCGTCGTCTCGGACGAGCTGGACTACATCAACGTCGGCCAGGTCGAGATGCCGTCCCGCGCCTACGTCTCCGCGTTCGGCTTCAAGGGCCCGGACCAGCAGAAGCCGGCCGGCGTGCTCTCCGGCGGTGAGCGCAACCGCCTCAACCTGGCGCTCACCCTCAAGCAGGGCGGCAACCTGCTGCTCCTCGACGAGCCCACCAACGACCTCGACGTCGAGACCCTCTCCTCGCTGGAGAACGCGCTCCTCGACTTCCCCGGCTGCGCCGTGGTCGTCTCCCACGACCGCTGGTTCCTCGACCGAGTGGCCACGCACATCCTGGCGTACGAGGGCGACTCCAAGTGGTTCTGGTTCGAGGGCAACTTCGAGTCGTACGAGAAGAACAAGGTCGAGCGGCTCGGCCCGGACGCCACCCGTCCGCACCGCGCCACCCACAAGAAGCTCACCCGGGGCTGA
- a CDS encoding LAETG motif-containing sortase-dependent surface protein, with product MFSVRRPGAARLAAATLVAGLVASASIATAGTAFADGGATAKLGGLTDEVGKIRITEKDGDEFTETGGLFTMQVEGGGNLFTYCIDLYTLAKTEYDYKEVGWDESSLHNNPDAGKILWILTHGYPEQKLEDLNAKIGATLTKGDAAAGTQAAIWTLSDGVKATPLDEDAKKLTEYLLKEAVQLDEPTASLSLAPASVNGKPGEKLGPITVTSNKKEGTSVALSPGAPEGVKVVDEAGKPVTTAGDGSKLFFDVPAGTADGAAELTASLTTEVPLGRAFVSIDGPSQTLILAGSSASTVTAKAGATWAKTGPVPAVTVAKDCAEGGLEIVASNSGDEPWTFDLKGTSYTVGAGETKTIALPIGEDEAYNFTITGPNGFSETFEGVLDCKTAPSPEPSTGTPSETPSGTPSAGTPSETPSASPSTPAPSTTTDASTGTTGTTGTTGGDLAETGSSNATPMIAGIAVALVLVGGGAVFFLRKKKAAGQ from the coding sequence ATGTTTTCAGTTCGTCGGCCTGGCGCCGCACGCCTCGCCGCAGCGACGCTGGTCGCCGGTCTCGTCGCGTCCGCCTCGATAGCCACCGCCGGTACGGCCTTCGCCGACGGGGGTGCCACGGCGAAGCTCGGCGGTCTGACCGACGAGGTCGGCAAGATCAGGATCACCGAGAAGGACGGCGACGAGTTCACCGAGACCGGTGGCCTCTTCACGATGCAGGTCGAGGGTGGCGGAAACCTCTTCACCTACTGCATCGACCTCTACACCCTCGCGAAGACCGAGTACGACTACAAGGAAGTCGGCTGGGACGAGTCCTCGCTCCACAACAACCCGGACGCCGGCAAGATCCTCTGGATCCTGACCCACGGCTACCCGGAGCAGAAGCTCGAGGACCTGAACGCGAAGATCGGCGCCACGCTCACCAAGGGTGACGCCGCCGCCGGTACGCAGGCCGCGATCTGGACCCTCTCCGACGGCGTCAAGGCGACCCCGCTCGACGAGGACGCCAAGAAGCTGACCGAGTACCTCCTGAAGGAGGCGGTCCAGCTCGACGAGCCGACCGCGTCCCTCTCCCTGGCGCCCGCCTCGGTGAACGGCAAGCCCGGTGAGAAGCTCGGCCCGATCACCGTCACCAGCAACAAGAAGGAGGGCACCTCGGTCGCCCTCAGCCCGGGCGCCCCCGAGGGCGTCAAGGTCGTGGACGAGGCCGGCAAGCCGGTCACCACCGCCGGCGACGGCAGCAAGCTCTTCTTCGACGTCCCCGCCGGCACCGCCGACGGCGCCGCCGAGCTGACCGCCTCCCTCACCACCGAGGTCCCCCTGGGCCGCGCCTTCGTCTCCATCGACGGCCCGTCCCAGACCCTGATCCTGGCCGGCTCCAGCGCCTCCACCGTCACCGCCAAGGCCGGTGCGACCTGGGCGAAGACCGGTCCCGTCCCGGCCGTCACGGTCGCCAAGGACTGCGCCGAGGGCGGCCTGGAGATCGTCGCCTCCAACAGCGGCGACGAGCCCTGGACCTTCGACCTGAAGGGCACCTCGTACACGGTCGGCGCGGGCGAGACCAAGACGATCGCCCTCCCGATCGGCGAGGACGAGGCGTACAACTTCACCATCACCGGCCCGAACGGCTTCTCGGAGACCTTCGAGGGCGTCCTCGACTGCAAGACCGCCCCGAGCCCGGAGCCGTCCACCGGCACCCCGTCGGAGACCCCCTCCGGCACCCCGTCGGCCGGCACCCCGTCCGAGACCCCCTCGGCGAGCCCGTCCACCCCGGCGCCCAGCACCACCACGGACGCCTCCACCGGCACCACCGGCACGACCGGCACCACCGGCGGTGACCTGGCCGAGACCGGCAGCTCCAACGCCACCCCGATGATCGCCGGCATCGCCGTCGCGCTCGTCCTGGTCGGCGGCGGCGCGGTGTTCTTCCTCCGCAAGAAGAAGGCCGCCGGTCAGTAA
- a CDS encoding single-stranded DNA-binding protein translates to MNDTTVTLVGNVATAVEYRDTVAGSVARFRFAVTARRWDRERAAWTDGATSFYTVSAWRALGANLAASVSVGEPLVVHGRLKVREDERDGQRKTFVDIDAVAVGHDLTRGTSAFRRTVRTEPGSGAQAPPGVGEGDLTDREAPPGLVPADGKDPWTAATHRLVTAP, encoded by the coding sequence ATGAACGACACGACGGTGACGCTGGTGGGGAACGTGGCGACGGCGGTGGAGTACCGGGACACGGTGGCGGGCTCGGTGGCCCGCTTCCGGTTCGCGGTGACGGCCCGGAGGTGGGACCGCGAGCGGGCGGCCTGGACCGACGGCGCCACCAGCTTCTACACGGTCTCGGCCTGGCGCGCGCTCGGGGCCAACCTGGCCGCCTCGGTCTCGGTGGGCGAACCGCTGGTGGTGCACGGCCGGCTGAAGGTCCGTGAGGACGAGCGGGACGGACAGCGCAAGACCTTCGTCGACATCGACGCCGTCGCCGTCGGCCACGACCTGACCCGGGGCACCTCGGCCTTCCGGCGGACCGTGCGGACCGAACCGGGGTCCGGGGCGCAGGCTCCTCCGGGCGTCGGCGAGGGCGACTTGACGGATCGTGAGGCGCCGCCGGGACTCGTTCCGGCCGACGGAAAAGACCCCTGGACGGCCGCCACGCACCGGTTGGTAACCGCCCCCTGA
- a CDS encoding YfjP family GTPase produces MAEKPVRTEKKQEKEKGKDGERRWDDGLIARRAAERAAPEEPPAEGTGAGEGSEDAGGFGGTYGGGLRTRLDALHELVGLSRTRVETDALAEAGRVLDEAAARQRLSSRHTVVALAGATGSGKSTLFNALAGVAVSETGLRRPTTSAPLALTWSEGAAGLLDRLGVPGRLRRRPLAGGAADADLAPLVLIDLPDHDSALTAHRDQVDRALGLVDAVIWVVDPEKYADAALHERYLRPLAGHAEVTFVVLNQVDRLGAEATELVLDDLRRLLDEDGMALGEHGEPGATVLPVSALTGEGVPELRELLARFVQERTAPERRIAADIDAAAARLRPSYVADGRSGLGERSREEFAGRLAVAVGAQAAGEAAERVWRRGAIRACGSPWLRLHRWYERKRWHGSTDPRLAVPAEDELTARQRVEQAVRIVADEASRGLPAPWALAVREAATRGAEGLPEALDELTVTLGDPAARPPRPAWWPAAVLVQALMTLLQLFGALWLVGQIVGVVEPGLLPPVLIMLGGIVGGPLVEWACESAVKGPARRYGQEAERKLAEAAAACGRARVLDPVSAELLRYREVREQYARVAGPRPSPRIVGAGGRGTGPRLGATRAGARLR; encoded by the coding sequence GTGGCCGAGAAGCCGGTCAGGACGGAGAAGAAGCAGGAGAAGGAGAAGGGGAAGGACGGGGAACGGCGGTGGGACGACGGGCTGATCGCCCGGCGGGCCGCCGAGCGGGCCGCCCCCGAGGAGCCGCCCGCCGAAGGGACCGGCGCCGGGGAGGGGTCCGAGGACGCCGGGGGCTTCGGCGGGACCTACGGCGGCGGGCTGCGGACCCGGCTCGACGCCCTCCACGAGCTCGTCGGACTCTCCCGCACCCGGGTCGAGACCGACGCCCTCGCCGAGGCCGGCCGGGTGCTCGACGAGGCCGCCGCCCGGCAGCGGCTCTCCTCACGGCACACCGTCGTCGCCCTCGCCGGCGCCACCGGCAGCGGCAAGTCCACCCTCTTCAACGCGCTCGCCGGCGTCGCCGTCTCCGAGACCGGGCTGCGCCGGCCGACCACCTCCGCGCCGCTCGCCCTCACCTGGTCGGAGGGGGCAGCGGGGCTCCTCGACCGGCTCGGGGTGCCCGGGCGGCTGCGGCGGCGGCCCCTCGCGGGCGGCGCCGCCGACGCCGACCTCGCGCCGCTCGTCCTCATCGACCTGCCCGACCACGACTCGGCCCTCACCGCCCACCGCGACCAGGTGGACCGGGCGCTCGGCCTGGTCGACGCGGTGATCTGGGTGGTCGATCCGGAGAAGTACGCCGACGCCGCCCTCCACGAGCGGTACCTGCGGCCGCTCGCCGGGCACGCCGAGGTGACCTTCGTGGTGCTCAACCAGGTGGACCGGCTCGGCGCCGAGGCCACCGAGCTCGTCCTCGACGATCTGCGCCGGCTCCTCGACGAGGACGGCATGGCCCTCGGCGAGCACGGCGAGCCCGGCGCCACCGTGCTGCCCGTCTCCGCCCTCACCGGCGAGGGCGTACCCGAACTGCGCGAACTCCTCGCCCGGTTCGTCCAGGAACGCACCGCGCCCGAGCGCCGCATCGCCGCCGACATCGACGCCGCCGCGGCCAGGCTGCGGCCCTCGTACGTCGCCGACGGGCGGTCGGGTCTGGGGGAGCGGAGCCGCGAGGAGTTCGCGGGCCGGCTCGCCGTCGCGGTCGGCGCCCAGGCGGCCGGCGAGGCCGCCGAGCGGGTCTGGCGGCGGGGCGCGATCCGCGCCTGCGGCTCGCCCTGGCTGCGGCTGCACCGCTGGTACGAGCGGAAGCGCTGGCACGGCTCCACCGATCCGCGGCTCGCGGTGCCCGCCGAGGACGAGCTGACCGCCCGGCAGCGCGTCGAGCAGGCGGTGCGGATCGTGGCCGACGAGGCGTCCCGGGGGCTGCCCGCGCCCTGGGCCCTGGCCGTGCGGGAGGCGGCGACGCGCGGCGCGGAGGGGCTGCCCGAGGCGCTGGACGAGCTGACGGTCACCCTCGGCGACCCGGCCGCCCGGCCGCCGCGCCCCGCCTGGTGGCCGGCCGCGGTCCTCGTCCAGGCCCTGATGACGCTCCTCCAGCTCTTCGGCGCGCTCTGGCTGGTCGGCCAGATCGTGGGCGTGGTGGAGCCGGGGCTGCTGCCCCCGGTCCTGATCATGCTGGGCGGGATCGTCGGTGGTCCGCTGGTCGAATGGGCCTGCGAGAGCGCCGTGAAGGGACCGGCGCGGCGGTACGGGCAGGAGGCCGAACGCAAGCTGGCGGAAGCGGCGGCCGCCTGTGGCCGGGCCCGCGTCCTCGACCCCGTCTCGGCCGAGCTGCTGCGGTACCGGGAGGTGCGCGAGCAGTACGCGAGGGTGGCCGGGCCCCGGCCCTCGCCGCGGATCGTCGGCGCGGGCGGCCGCGGAACCGGACCCCGGCTGGGCGCCACCCGGGCCGGCGCGCGGCTCCGGTAG
- a CDS encoding dynamin family protein codes for MDERPQLIDALSALRDRVAAVRLPLPLPDVPRARQTRAELLAQLDDYLVPRLKDPDAPLLAVVGGSTGAGKSTLVNSLVGRRVSEAGVLRPTTRTPVLVCHPEDQHWFAGLRVLPQLTRVWLPQADEEHPAEPGDAEDNALRVETAATLPRGLALLDAPDIDSLVVENRLLAAELICAADIWVMVTTASRYADAVPWHLLRTAKEYDATLVTVLDRVPHQVIGEVSRQFEALLDKAGLGDVPRFTIPELPESTGGGSGLLPESAVAALRGWLAHRAEDPAARQQAVSRTASGVIDSLDTRLPELAGAVAAQYAAAVRLGGAVEAAYGRQAARVRKELGKGAVLAGDARARWRAYPRDSTADELLDALTESLAALLHCAVSAAEEAIRDVHRREPAAAALRAVTDGDREVAERIGLEVRRWRRVLEELAEDEVRSVEKPAGRGAARVAVPDAETVAALLAASLLGGRRARPAGERLAELLGAQAALRLRDKGGDLVLTHVDRVLHAERDRRLAPLDALDVTPEPQAELIAALSVLQKEK; via the coding sequence TTGGACGAACGGCCTCAGCTGATCGACGCACTCTCGGCCCTGCGCGACCGAGTCGCGGCCGTGCGTCTTCCCCTCCCGCTTCCGGACGTGCCGCGCGCCCGGCAGACCCGGGCCGAGCTGCTCGCGCAGCTCGACGACTACCTGGTGCCCCGGCTGAAGGACCCGGACGCGCCGCTGCTCGCCGTCGTCGGAGGATCGACCGGGGCCGGGAAGTCCACGCTCGTGAACTCGCTCGTCGGGCGCCGGGTCAGCGAGGCCGGGGTGCTGCGGCCGACCACCCGGACGCCGGTGCTCGTCTGCCACCCCGAGGACCAGCACTGGTTCGCCGGACTGCGGGTGCTGCCCCAGCTCACCCGGGTCTGGCTGCCGCAGGCCGACGAGGAGCACCCCGCGGAGCCGGGCGACGCCGAGGACAACGCGCTGCGCGTCGAGACCGCGGCCACCCTGCCGCGCGGGCTGGCCCTCCTCGACGCCCCCGACATCGACTCCCTCGTCGTCGAGAACCGGCTGCTCGCCGCCGAGTTGATCTGCGCCGCCGACATCTGGGTGATGGTCACCACCGCGTCCCGGTACGCCGACGCCGTGCCCTGGCACCTGCTCCGTACCGCCAAGGAGTACGACGCCACCCTCGTCACCGTCCTCGACCGGGTGCCCCACCAGGTGATCGGCGAGGTCTCCCGGCAGTTCGAGGCGCTGCTCGACAAGGCGGGGCTCGGCGACGTGCCGCGGTTCACCATCCCCGAGCTGCCCGAGTCGACCGGCGGCGGCAGCGGGCTGCTGCCGGAGAGCGCCGTCGCCGCGCTGCGGGGGTGGCTCGCGCACCGGGCCGAGGACCCCGCCGCGCGCCAGCAGGCCGTCTCCCGTACCGCCTCCGGGGTGATCGACTCCCTCGACACCCGGCTCCCCGAGCTCGCCGGCGCCGTCGCCGCGCAGTACGCCGCCGCCGTACGCCTCGGCGGCGCCGTCGAGGCCGCCTACGGCCGGCAGGCGGCGCGGGTGCGGAAGGAGCTCGGGAAGGGGGCCGTGCTCGCCGGGGACGCCCGGGCCCGCTGGCGCGCCTATCCGCGCGACAGCACCGCCGACGAACTCCTCGACGCCCTCACCGAGTCGCTCGCCGCCCTCCTCCACTGCGCCGTCTCCGCCGCCGAGGAGGCGATCCGGGACGTCCACCGCCGCGAGCCCGCCGCCGCCGCCCTCCGGGCCGTCACCGACGGAGACCGGGAGGTCGCCGAGCGGATCGGCCTGGAGGTGCGCCGCTGGCGGCGGGTCCTGGAGGAGCTGGCCGAGGACGAGGTGCGGTCCGTGGAGAAGCCCGCCGGACGCGGGGCCGCCCGCGTCGCCGTGCCCGACGCCGAGACCGTCGCCGCCCTGCTCGCCGCCTCCCTCCTCGGCGGCCGGCGCGCCCGCCCGGCCGGCGAGCGGCTCGCCGAACTCCTCGGCGCCCAGGCCGCCCTGCGCCTGCGCGACAAGGGCGGCGACCTGGTCCTCACCCACGTCGACCGCGTCCTGCACGCCGAGCGCGACCGCCGCCTGGCACCCCTCGACGCCCTCGACGTCACCCCCGAGCCGCAGGCGGAGCTGATCGCCGCGCTCTCCGTACTGCAGAAGGAGAAGTGA
- a CDS encoding MFS transporter: MTSLDTPPHGAATDSKERSRPRAVLPALCLTQITGWGIVYYAFPVLNPQITAATRWSAATTMAAFSLALVVSGVAGIGVGRVIDRHGPRTIMTAGSATGVLGLVVIALAPNPAVFFAGWILAGLSMSATFYQPAFAALTRWWAPDHVRALVIVTLAGGLASTVFAPLAAVLADHLTWRSTYLVLAAILAVVTIPAHALALRAPWPAATPAPETVTATPRAIIRSRPFLLLGLALTLSAFAMYAVVVTLVPLLVERGYTTAQAAWVLGLGGAGQTLGRTLYAPLARRAGATTRTATLIALGSLTTAALALTPGPYGLLVALSVAAGMVRGNLTLLQATAVTDRWGTRHYGRLSGLLGAPAMTASALAPFAAAVLAPSLGGHPALFLTLAAMAGAAAVIATGASVRRDEPSTAVQGLPLHKEARTDRGLRTSDRPSAEDQP; the protein is encoded by the coding sequence GTGACCAGCCTCGACACCCCGCCGCACGGGGCCGCGACCGACTCGAAGGAGCGGTCGCGGCCGCGCGCCGTCCTGCCCGCGCTCTGCCTCACGCAGATCACCGGCTGGGGCATCGTCTACTACGCCTTCCCGGTCCTGAACCCGCAGATCACCGCCGCCACCCGCTGGTCCGCGGCGACGACCATGGCCGCGTTCTCACTCGCCCTCGTCGTCTCCGGCGTCGCGGGCATCGGCGTCGGCCGGGTCATCGACCGGCACGGCCCCCGCACGATCATGACGGCGGGATCGGCGACCGGCGTGCTGGGCTTGGTCGTCATCGCCCTCGCCCCGAACCCGGCGGTGTTCTTCGCCGGCTGGATCCTGGCCGGACTCTCCATGTCCGCCACCTTCTACCAGCCCGCCTTCGCGGCCCTCACCCGCTGGTGGGCCCCCGACCACGTCCGCGCGCTCGTCATCGTCACGCTCGCGGGTGGCCTCGCCTCCACCGTCTTCGCCCCGCTCGCGGCCGTTCTCGCGGATCACCTGACCTGGCGGTCCACCTACCTCGTCCTCGCCGCGATCCTGGCGGTCGTCACGATTCCCGCCCACGCCCTCGCCCTGCGCGCGCCGTGGCCGGCGGCCACGCCCGCGCCGGAGACGGTCACCGCCACGCCCCGGGCGATCATCCGCAGCCGTCCGTTCCTCCTCCTCGGACTCGCCCTCACCCTGTCGGCGTTCGCGATGTACGCCGTCGTCGTGACCCTCGTCCCCCTCCTCGTGGAACGCGGCTACACCACGGCCCAGGCCGCCTGGGTCCTCGGCCTCGGCGGCGCCGGCCAGACCCTGGGCCGCACCCTCTACGCCCCGTTGGCCCGCCGCGCCGGCGCCACCACCCGCACGGCCACCCTCATCGCCCTCGGCAGCCTGACCACCGCGGCCCTCGCCCTCACCCCGGGCCCGTACGGACTCCTGGTCGCCCTCTCCGTCGCCGCCGGCATGGTCCGGGGCAACCTCACCCTCCTCCAGGCCACCGCCGTCACCGACCGCTGGGGCACCCGCCACTACGGTCGCCTCTCCGGCCTCCTCGGCGCCCCCGCGATGACCGCCTCCGCCCTGGCCCCCTTCGCGGCGGCCGTCCTCGCACCCTCCCTCGGCGGCCACCCCGCGTTGTTCCTCACCCTGGCCGCCATGGCCGGTGCTGCCGCCGTCATCGCCACCGGCGCGTCGGTCCGGAGGGACGAGCCGTCGACCGCCGTTCAGGGACTGCCACTTCATAAGGAGGCGCGGACAGACCGCGGCCTCCGCACAAGCGATCGTCCGTCGGCAGAAGACCAACCCTGA